The following nucleotide sequence is from Tribolium castaneum strain GA2 chromosome 5, icTriCast1.1, whole genome shotgun sequence.
CGGCTGTAGACGTAGCCCGATCCCTGAATATCCCCGTCGTAATGGGAATCCTGTCCTGTTGGACCCTCCAAAAGCTCGCAAAACGAATCGGAATGAAAGTAAAATTATGCAAAGtcaggcaaccaacaatacaatcTTGTAGACCGTTTTTGAGATTGATTACGTGGGCTGGCGGGACAGATTCAACGAGATGATTTTCGACGATCCCGGAATTGGGAATTACACGTGTGCCGTAATGGCGGGGCCGGTGCCGCCGCCCCCGGAGGTGGAACCGCCTCCGAAGGTGGACGAAGTCGAGGAGAAGCTCACGCGGGAGGAGAAACGCAAAGCCAAGGAAAAGAAGAAGAGGAAGCAAGGGACGAAATGAAAGATTTTGTCACAGTTCATCTTTTATTTCCTGTGTTTTTGCATGAATTGGTAAAGAACGCCAAAATTCGGCGCGTGATTTGAACAGTCCTTGTCTCATTTCCAGGCTGTCCAGGTTGATGTTGTAGTATTCCATGTCTTTAGATATGACAGGAGTCCACTTATTTGGGATGTCTTCGTTGGTAACTGGAGTTGGATCGccgaattttgcaaaattggtCCAAAGTGTGGTCATGATTTTGGCCATTTTTTTGTCGTCCGGACTTGGGGGCTTGTCTGGGAAAAGCCCATCACCTATGGGGAATAGGTACTGAAGTTCGTCCGCGTGACACACTCCATAGTCCTTTTCCTTGTCTCCGAAAATTTCGGTAAAACTGGCAACGCCACGATggccaaataaataataatagaccgGCTTTTTGCCATATTTGAGGTAGTACCGAATGGCCTCGTCGGCACCGTTCAGGAACCAGCCATCAGTGTACATCTAAAaccaaatttggaaaattcacaaaagattttttaaatatccttaaaacattaaagtcactacaATGAACTATTGGAAAAATGTTTAGTATGTAATATTAGGTTGGTAGTATTCCCGCGCTTGTAATCCTCCGCTGATTTTGACACCTGTCATTTTGTGGTCCTATCAAATTCGAATTAAAAAGGTGTTGTGTTAACGATGTTTAACACTACTTTAAAAGTGTTAATCGTTTTAAGTTTGTCTGTCAGTGAATATTTATAGGTGTTTGTGGATTTTGAAGGAATTACTGAAGTTTGCTGCCGAACTACTTTTTGCGCGGAGTTtcagtaatttgttttttttttaatttttcgtctATACTTACATCCACAACATCAAAGCGCGAACTTTCGGTAATTTTCGACGCCCCAAAGTaaaatttgcgaattttgtTGGTCACTTCCTTAGCCCTACTACTTGTCTCGTCGTAAAGTAGCGAAATGGGCACAACTTCATTGAACTTGTCGTCAAGTTCGTCAATTAAATACGGGTTACCAAAAATACCAGCGGCGCGAAGCGCCCCATCGTTGGTATTCAACCCCACGATCCATGGTACTTGACTGAAAGTACCTTTTTTCATGGTCTCGCTGGGGTGTTCGACTAGGAAGGCACCTTCAGTGGCGGGTTCAATGGTCGGTTTGAAGGGAATCATGGGATCAGTGTCCCATTTCTAAAATTTggttgtaataattttatggTTTAGATTTATGGCACAgtaccataaaaatttggtctTTGGCGACTAGATCATAGACAGGAATGTGCCTCAAACACTCGACTAAAGCCTCACTTGAACCGGTATCGCACCCAAATTCCTCAGCCAACATTTTGGCATGTTTGGCCCCTTGATTTTCGGGTGCCACGGCCCAGAGACAGTGCGCGGTGCCGCTCTGTGAGATTGCCGTGTGGAAAAGCcctacgattttttttacaagggCGTAAAAATTCACTTACTAACCTTTGCTGAGAGGGGACACCATGTGCAGCTGGACGCTGGCACCGCCTGCCGATTCGCCAAAAATAGTGATTTTTGAGGCATCGCCCCCGAATTCCCCGATGTTGTCTTTGACCCACCTCAGGGCCAGGTTCTGGTCCTTCATGCCGTTGTTTCCGGGACAGACGGAGTCCCCAGTGCTTAGGAATCCCAGCGCTCCTGGAACTTTGATTAGAGCGGGACAAAAAGGGCGAAAAATCACCTAATCTGTAATTGGGGACAACAAGGACAACGTCACGGTCAAGGAGAATTTCGGGGCCGTACCACATGGAGTTGCCGCCGCCACAAAGCCAACCGCCCCCGTGGAAGAACACCATGACAGGTAGAGGGGTGGCAGATTGACCCACCTTGCAAGCATTTTTTAAAGCATTTCAAATGCTAGATTAAGTCATAACTATTATTAAATCAGGTCAGGTCGAATTACTCAAACCGATTGCTTTACATTATTACAATCACTTTTTCCCATTTCGAATCAAAAGTGTAAATTGGacaaattgtttttacataaaaagtGACGGTTCTATAAGGTTTTGACGACTTTCCATATGAAGTAACATTGTAACGCTACAATATAAATCATTCATGAACGACACTTAACAATTTAATCGCATTACGGAATAAAAATCTCATTCATGCTCCATTTAAATGTTGGTTAATCGTAATTTGCTAGACGTGgcatttttctaattaagtgATTGTAAGGAATTCCTCGGGTTTGTATGAATTATCGGGgaattaaaacaacattattttaatttattcatagGCGATATGGAGCGGCTTCTTGACTTATTTAAGTAATTTGGCACAAAAAATCGAACCAACTAGCCGGTTTTATTACGCAATAGGTAAAGTATTGCAAATTCATACAACAAAGCGGAAACAAAGGCCtgaatataatgaaaaaacaaagtgaaGTTTGAactgaaataaatttgaataactAATAAAAGTCAGTTATTGTAGAATTGTTCggttacaaaaacaaaactttcataattttgtctaaattaggtgtgaaattattgtttttcaatACATTTGTGTTTACTCAAGCGATTTAAAcactttgaaaattaaatttatggaCACGTCTGTTAATTCGATAATTACGGGTTATAAGCACGACCGCTTGAGTCAATTAGCCTTCTCGTTGCGTGACAATTAACCGGaggataattttttgtttccccCAATTTCATTAGagcttatttattaatagtgaaaaataagacaaaaaataGGCTCTTGCTATTTAATTTGCAcgttttctaaataaatgttgacataatagttatttatatgAGACTTCATTGAAGTCAAATAGTTACCTAAACTTCAGATAATATGAAGACTGCAAACATAAGAACCGATTCATttacatttgttaaataaaatctgGTGCCACACTTTCCCAAGAAATATAGATAATTGAAATGTTCAATAGGTACCTAcccaatattttaaaacaaaaattataaataatatgaattttataTTGCGGTCTTTGGTTGcccaaaaatcgaaaatatgAGAAAATGCTTGAACTTTTTCAAATCGCATTGTAGAATTAAATCTGCATAAAtgtgtttcaataaattacgTCAATCAATAAacgttgaattttattttatttctacctattattttatatttttatttaaatttgaatgataaaattttaatttatgtggAAAATAAGCTTGGAACACTATTTATTGTACGTTATCTGTTTCATTGAGCGATTAAATGCAAAAGTAGGTAGTGAACACACATCACTAATACTTAGTTTTTGATAAGAAGATAAgaatttacaaacattttaaataatttttacataaataaaaagccAGCGTATTTTCTGTTACAGATATTAAAAACCACACAGCAACTCAAGGCTGTATCAAAAGTCGATCATATCTGTATTCTAATAAACTAGCTAATGcgtcaaattaaaaatgtattcatTTTTCACAGCATgaattgcattaaaataattacttctGAAAAATGAATTGATGCAACATTTGGGTAATTTTCCGTAATTCCGAGTCAAAACAAcgtaaaatttccaaataCCTGTGGCGTATAAACATTGAGGTAGAGGCAGTCCTCGTCCCCCTCAATCAGCGTGGCCCTCCTGTAGATATCCCTCTGTGGGCACACGTTGTGCCTGGAGGTGGCCTCCTTGACCCCATCCCACTTATCCCCAGGGACCGGCGCCTGCCGAAAATTCAAACCCGTTCTCCTTGAATACACGTCCACGTGTGCCACAAATTTACCTTAAATCTGAGGGCCCCCAAGGGCGGCTTGGCGAAGGGAATGCCCTCGAAGGCGCTGAAGGTGCGGTTGCCTTTCGTCGTCTGGTACTTCCCCCGGAGCCGGCCCTGGGTGGTGTCGGCCTCGGGCGCCCCCGACGCCAGCGTCACCAAGAGGCACAACCAGACTATAGTCAACATTTGTCTTCCGATGAGACGACAAGACTCTTAACCGGCCAGCAGGCGCTTTAAGGTGATAGGTGTGAGGTGGGGACGTTTCGTAATTAACGACTATTTGAATAAATGTGGTGTGGAGTAGCCCTGGCTCTAATGAGACCGTTTGAGGCGGCCTCGGGGATTTTACGCCTGATTACGGTTGAGAAACAgcgattttgatttttctataCGGTTCAATAACATTGCGCTAACTACCAGTTCGAGAGTaattaatacaaataactGAGTGAATTGTTGTGATTGCTTGACGGTTTCGGAAGCAAATTAAATGTAGTTAAAGTGTAGTTGTAAAACGAGATAATTTAATCAGACCAATCAAGATAAACAGTTAACAATGAGAAATAATTAAGACTTAAGTACTAGTTCTTAGGATCCatttagttttcgagtaaaACCAGTTTTCCACGAAGTgtccaaattttaattgctaATTTTGTGCcaatcgaataaaattttattttcttgtagCATGTTAACGAAATTGCTGTCAAGTAgctaattattacaaatttattcttCATTCAACCAGTGATGATGCTTACTAGTTGTAAATTATCTTAATCTTAATGTTTAATTCAAGACATGCCagtattaagtttttaactgtAATTTCAGTGATGATAATAATCAATGGCATTAGCATAACTGctcagttttaaattaaatttaaacacctgtttattaatttattattggtCACAATCATATGATGTCtcgaaaaagtttattaaataaaaaaatgtacaagaAACTCAGCTACAATGTGCTGTATGACAATTATGCATgcatatttaatttatattaaatagtaggagtattaattaaaataattagtcaGTATTTCTCagtgaaatagttattttgtCGGGTGGCcatattttcaaattgttagatattataGGCAGCCAgtaaaacaccaaaaaaaatctgacaaTTAGGCAtagaatattattttatacgaTTTTGTTTGTTGATTCAGTTCCTTGTCTTTACTGACTATTGAGCTTTGATAAAGATAACcagtttccaaaaaaaacctatttttttgacaacatAGTCAACGTAATTTCCAGAAAATATTGcaatttgttgtttattttttatggatAGTTTATCAAATCCATAACTTTATCGGACAGAAATCTTCCGTTTCGCAAACACGGCTATAAGCCGAACggatattacaaaaataaaacaacgtaCTGCtgaataaaaactttatttccaAACGTAATATTACACAGTTACGAAACGAGACAAGTCTCCGAATCATTCTCAAGATCACTCAGCTGCCCCCGTTTCAGCACCGAATTGACCACAGCCCTCGCCAAATACCCCGTCGACTGTATATAAGGCACTTCCATCAACTTCTTAACCCCATCACTGTGCAAGCCATGATCCTGTAACATATCCTTGACTCCACACATACCACCATTTCCAGTCCACATCCTCCAAACCTACCTTAACATACATTTCCGCCGCATCATTGACCAACTGCTCCAAATCCAACGCCTGACTGAAAAACAACTCGGGATTCCGCCCCAAAATCGTCGAAACAATACTCAACAACTCCACCACCAACTGTCTATATTCCGGCCGGTGGATACAATTCAACATCTCCTCAACAAGAAGCGAAAAAGTCAACTCACACTTTGCCAAATTCGACATTGTGGGTTGCTGGGGCAGGACCGTACCCGAAACTTTGATCCCTTGGGGCGTCCGGGCCATCACGTCCCACACCTGGTGGTAGAAAAAAGTGGGCACCCGGCAGAGACACCCCTCTAGTTGGCGTTTTTGAAACGGAGTCAATCTAGCAACAAGGGgctataaaacaaaaaagcaaacaCCAACTCACTTTTCTTTTGCCCCCCATTCTTTAATCGACAAGACTTTGTACAACAATTGGCGCACTTCGTAAGGACTATGATCTTCAAGTTTTTTCTTATCACCAAATATCTCTGAAAGGGCGatttcaaactaaaaaaattaatgacaaaATTGCAAACTACCCAAATAACACTTGATGGCTTCCAAGACCCAGCCCACTCGAATTTTGAGAATTCCTTTAAACAGATCAGGGTTTGTTGCGATCAAACGCCCACAATAAAGAATGATTTCTTGTTGGAGAACTGCACCAATGACATCGTACGGCTGGATTGTGTTATAGACCACGTGCTGTATTTCGGCTGGCGTCATTGGTttatcgaaaacagtttctttcTGACCGATCACGCCCACAGTTAGCTACAATATTACTTTTACAAGACGAACAACtactcaattaatttacttgTTTTCCGTGGACTAAAACAGCCGTAATGAACGGACTTATCGAGTCGACATTGTGCGACAAAAGACTGCTAGTGTAGCGCACGGCAGCCCAATGTCTCAAACAGCCAGCTTGATGATAAATACTGTGCAAATGTTCGGCCACAGTATGATCAAAAACCTTAAAATCCCCCCCTTCACGCTTCAACAAAATACCGAAAAGTTGGCACTTTGCGTACAAACTTTCCGACTGTTTAATCGTTTCGACTATCTCAAGAgttgtatttttcttaaaatgcTAAACAACCAATCAAAACGAGCCAAATGTCACAAACCGACTCACCAAAAAATCTTTAAGTTCGTCATGGTAGTTAAGAACACGTGGTACATCAGTCAAACTTTGATAACCGATATAGTCATGTTGCAATTGTTTAAACTGGGCGTATGTGTCAACAGGCTGGTCCAAAACATTCATAAAATCCAAATGTTCTGTAAGTAATTAAATTGCAAGAAAATGGTTTGTGTGCGTGCCCAATTATTACCAACACAAGAactcgaaattaaattttgaagccggCCTACTCTGACTTTAACACCATCACAATACCCTTTTTTGAGCATGGCAAGTAAGTCGAGCATTTTCTTGAATTGTGGGTCCCGCATATGTTCCTCACGTATCAAAAGACACACAGTTGGCCGCCCTGATAACCGCCAATACTTGCCAACGAATTGCAACTCAGTCTTAATATCGTCAATCAGCAACTCCATATCTCTGTACAAGTAAAAATCCGACACTTCAAATATGAGAGGGTAACAAAGGACGGTCGCCCCGCACACTCGATAAACCTAAAGATTGACATACAACCGGTTCGGTTATAACCGCAAAGCCTACTTTGCTGGTGCCCAAACTCCCGATAGGTCTAAGCGGACGTCCTTGCAACTTCAACTTGTGATTGACACCGAGATTTTCGTAAACTTTAACTAACTGAGTCGACGACCAGATTTGAACAGGCTCTACTTCATGTGGTGTTTGGGTCTGGATACCGTAGGTGGCCATCATGGCTTGCAGACGCATCGATTCGGCAATTAAAACAATCTGGACCACCAAATCGGTTGCAGTGCCCTGTGATTGCAAAAAACAATTGGCATGCAAATATCACGGACGGGACAATGATAAGGTGGACAAGTGTGAGTAAAATTTGacagttaacaaaaaaacaattaaattacttaCAACGGACGGTTTCGCCTGGAAACacagaacaaaaaattaataaaactcgTGTTAGAAAAGTGTGCGTGTGAGTGAGTGGGggttgaaaaaattacttacaaCAGAGAATTTTGCCTGAAAGCAAATGAGTAATTATAACCAGCCCTGGTCAAATTAAGTGtgtgtgtaaaaaaattgattggttACCTGAAAAGCAGAGTAGCGGCCCCCTTTACGTGGCCGGTTGTACGAAGGGAGGTAGCGTCTGATTGGGTCAAGTTCATTGATGTGGAGAAGTCCAGCGGTTAAAAGTTGGGCCAAAATGAACATTGATTGGTTCCAGAGGAAAAGACCGCCCTCGGTGGAGGCGGTGCGAGGAATGGCGTTGGGGGCGGAGCGTTCGGCTCCAATATTCTCAGCCGAGACGTAATAATATTGGGGAATTACCGGGTctagaattttaattatagcTCAACctgatttaataataatcgaTATTTTACCGCCGTTTTGGTCGAGGTAAATTCGTTGTTTTAGCAAGTCTTGATATTCGGAAATTTGGTCGGGCAATGATTTAAAAACCCCATCAATTATCATAAAGATGTAAAATAGGGGCCATTCGCATTCGATGTTTTCGAAATGTTTGATTTCACCTTTCTCGTAATAGCGCCGTTTTTTGTCCTCAACATGCGTCTTGTAACCGTCGCGAATGAAGCGTTTAAACCCATACTTGCCTTTTAAATGACTAACaatattgttttttgcctCGTTGTACAATAAATCTTCATGGGTTGAAAAAGCCGGAAATGAGATTGTAGGTAAGAGAGCCGAATCGACTTCCTACAAACACATTTAATGCGACTGAAAAAAGGCGGGACGTATTACTTTAGAGCTCGACTCTCGCGGAAGTAGTGTCTCAAAAATGCTCCGGTTACGATTGTGAGCATCGATATCAACGTAGACGACGCTCCAGGAAGCCCCTTTTTCCCCAAATAAATTACACCCGTTGATAGCCTCCAAGGCCGATTTGGCCAAACCAATTGAACTAGCGTGGATTTCAGGAGTACCATCATTATATTTACTTCCACGTTCCCACATGCCGTAATCAGGGGTCCGATAAGCCCTCTCGACGTAATAGACCAAGTTTTGCACAAACGCCACCTCATCCTAACACAAAATATTAGCGCCTAGCAGCAGCAAAGTGcgtttaatttcttttctgTTCTCAACTGCTTgtctttgtattttatttcgcaaattagttattaatttgactaaTGAACGCAATTTTTTATGTCATAAGTATAACTGGTTGCATATTATTGGggtaaaattatgtttaaacaCGTTGtttctaatatttataattattattacggTTCCTTTCCATattagacaaaatttaaaaatgttcaaacGCAAACAAACCGACCTTGTGTTAAAATTTGGGACAAGATTACAGAATTTTAGAGCATCCCCAGTATgttcaaaaaatctaaaccTCTGGCGTTACATTCAATTTACCTGAGTGTAAATAATCTGGAGGCCTGAGGCAATCATTTGCACTAAAAACAGCAAATAAATGGAAACGGCATCAATTTGAAGGTGGTTGTACGACTCGTCCGTGTAGACTTCGTTTCCTGTCGTTAGGTGAAACTTTACATGAAGAGCATGAACGTTGCATTGgtttttcttgaataattcGATTCTGGAGGCTTGTTTGATCCAACATTCGAGAATGCCTCGCATGCATTTGACTGCTGATTGTCCCAATTCGTACGATTTGCCCCTGTCATCGTCAATTCGACGGTAGGCTTGATACAGCCCCCATACGGCGGCCGCGCAATAAACACTCTCGCGAACGCTCCCGATTTTAGTATCACTAGATAAAACGGGGAAAAGCCCCGTTATGGGGCTCTGATACAGCAAAAGTTGGCGTTTGactgtaaaaaattgcttatttgGGGTTGTACTAAGCGCTGGAGGGTACCCATGCCATAGTAGATGTCCAGCTGGCGGACGGTGTCCTCATAGTTTGACACTTTGAGGAATTGCTCGTAATTTATATTGTCTTCGAGGAGGCTGCCTCTGCGAGGAAGGTGGCTAATAAAATCGGAAAATAATACCAGAGTGTAAATACAGTTACCAGTTACCTTTTTTCACCGGTCAttttaaaatgtgttatttttgcatctTGTAATTAAAAGTTAGGTAACAATGTCACGACAAGGGCATAAAAAAGGTAAGGTTATGGGTTATGTTTTTGTTTGGTCTTTGGTTGTCAGAAACGTCAATATACCGGGTGATTCACCGAAATGTTATGTCTGTGTCTTTCGGTTCTGAAAATTTGGGGCGCAAACGGTGAGTGTGATAATtacgttttgaaaaaattgttcgcCTGAAACATGTGTTTGTCCCACGATAcatactttttgtaattttctttaaattactttttgcgttttgtggCAGGGAGGGGAAGGACGTGAAgagtaaaaaaagtttaaaataaaaatggtttATTTAAACGTACAGAATATATTCAATGAATTTGTTTAACTACAATCATTTTCTATTACAtatgtacaaaattttcagtaaaatgCTAAAATACGCAAAACTGCTACATGAATTTTGATTGGCAACACAAAGTGATTGAACATTTATTGAGCAAAACGTCTGATAAAATATAGCGATAATGTACAAAAAGTTGAACTAATGCATCTTAAAAAAAGTCAAcggattaatttaataataataaattagaaaataaataaatatcagTTAGCAGCATCACCAACACTTGTTAATTCCGAACTCTGAACTTGCAAAATCACTGTTTCACTATCATCTGTCACGACATCAGCGCTTGAAAATTGTTCTTCGTTTGTTTTTGTACTGTCACTTTTCATTTCCACAACTTCACCTTCAGCTAAAACGAAACAATTAGGAAAGAAATCCCCAAATCCAGCTAATCACTTAcgcagaataaaaaaatcgcccTTTTCACTCGACGTAACTTGTTCCTCCTCTTCAACTTGCTCCACTTGTTCCTCAGCCACATGATTATTCGGAATTCTAAACTCCTCAATTTGCGTATCAAAATCGTCAGTTGTAACACCAGACGCCTTCAAAATATCGCCCAAAACCGACGATTTCCCATTTTCTTTACTCACACTGGGCGGCGCCTCTGTCACCACTGCGGGCGTCGTGGTTTTGGGGGCCACTGTATTCACGATGTACAATGGGGGCGAGGAGGTGCTCGTTGTTGTCTTCCCCACTATTTTACCCCCAATTGGCAACACTTTAATCCCCCCTTTTGAATTAAGCAACGAGAGCGGAATCACTTTCTTAGTCGTCGGATTTGTTTTAACAGTCACAACTTTATGTTTCAACGAATTGATATTATTGGCGGCAGTGACGAGCTGTGGGCTACTTGTCGTGACAATCTTAaacttttcgaaatttttcacAGAGATATTTTTAACCAACGGTATCGACAAAGTCTTTTGTAGAATACTAGAGGTATGAATCGTTTGAGCGTTCGACACAACGATTAGTTTCTGTCCCAGGGGAGTCCCCGGTTTAGTGATGGTCTTTTTTGGGCACAATTTCACGTCACTAGTGCCTGCTGTTGTGATTTGTTTGAAAGTTAAACTCTGGGTGGGTTTAGTTGGAGTGAAGAGTTTAGCACGAGGTGCTTGATTCTCATTGGAACAACTTGGGGCGTCAGATTTTTGGGGGTAATTATTTATCTCGTTTTGAATCTGCTCGATTGTTTCTTCGCCACTTGGGGGCAACACTACTTTGGGGCCGTTTGACGACTGCATAATCGGATTAAATGGGATTTTTGACTGCGGCTTCAGCTTCATCTGTTCTTTCAGTATTGCCCCTTTCGTCCGTTGCctacacaaaaattaattctaaaataaaaacttcaaAAGACAGTAGATTGGAAGACGAATAGAAACAAATAGAAtgattttaaactaatttaaatccaaccaattcactaataactttgataaaaaacaagaaaacttttatggaaaaaattctAGCCGGAAACAACGATTTATGTTATTTTGTCtgtatttttcatttcaataATTTGTACGCGTTTCGTAACCTAATCTTTAGCTATcggtcaaattaaaaaaaagaatcgaCCTGTATATTTGTTGAGTCCGACTCATCTTCGGGGGGCCTAGGAGGTGCTGCGCGAGACTGCTATTTTCCGTACAAATGGGTAGTTTCCGCTTCTTGCTGTCTTCAATTTTGGGTGTTTCTGGGACTCGGAACTGCGCCCCCTTGCTCGTTTCTGGCGCCGTTGGCACGGGGGGCTGCATTGGGGGCCGTTTTCGCTCGGTGGCGGCAGGATAGGGCAGTTGTTTGTTGGTCTGGTTGGCGTTTTCGGCCGCCTCATCGGCGATGGCGGAGTAGGCGGTCTGGGGGGCCATTCTGGGTAGCAGCGGCACGGACCTGCGCCCCTCTTGCGCCCAATCTTCCAGCGATTCAGTCAAGCCTGTAACACTAACAGCGCCCCTTGAACCCGGATTTGGTCAAGGGGGTTGTCGGACTTACTGATATGCGATCGTGTTGAGTTTTTCGTCGTTGACGGCTCTCCGAATTTCGGCTTTGTGGCGGTCCTGTGGGATATTAAGCACCTGGCTGGTGTCCTTCAGGAGTTTGCGTTTGTCGGGGTTAAGGGGGCCTTGGGCTCGCAGCGCCGACACGAGATGGGCATAGGCTTCCAGTTCTGGAAATGTCGGACAGGTTGGAGGGACTGGTGCGATTTACGTAAATACCTAAATTCCGCAAACTTTGCATGGATTCTTCTTTTGTCATATCCAACAGCACGGGCCACATTGTTGCTTGCTCAAATCAAAGGCATATTTAACAATACCCAGTGGAAAATAgacgaaaaaaatcaatttttacagtaatgacagcgtcttattttttgtggttATGTTCACTAGCGACTCTTTTTGCGCAAGGGTTGTCTCGCCTGTACCAGAATTTTCACATCATTTGAAGTGATTTCCAAAATTGCTAAATGCCGTCGCTGAGTTTTCcctattttccaaatttattgtttttattttggaaaaattctttGCGAAAGTTTGACAACCTGATCGAGGAACGGCGCCAACTTTACGTTTTTAAATTGGAGCAGAGTTGCCACACTTGAACTAATCCGACATTGCCAATAACAAATACACAAATAAAACTACATTTTCTCgtttaatacttttattatcaTCGTGAAGTTCAActcaaattcaattaaaccatAATTGACAagtaattaaagtttttcacgTATTGCTGAAGGATTTCTATAACACAATCCTCCTGACTTGTGCAGATAAGTTTGTTCaactttttacttttcttttgcTTTCCCCAACTTATTAAACGTAAGAGAACCCACagctttatttataaaaatacaaacacaaaagaaaaataaaaagtaacatatttttaaatcgaaaGTGCTTtacgtattaattttaatttatttcattttgaatGGTGTAATGTAAAATTACAGTACATACAACTTATAAAAAGTCGGAATGAATTTAGTTGGCTTTGTGGAAGTCACTTCATAATcattaacacaaaacaaatttcgtCCGACTCGCCTTCTCCCTGTAAAAAACGTAAACTTAATTATAATACtgcatatttttgaaaaaaactctgATAGGAACGAGACTAGCGAGTATCCACCCCAGGCACA
It contains:
- the LOC100142267 gene encoding probable phosphorylase b kinase regulatory subunit beta isoform X7, which produces MTGEKSHLPRRGSLLEDNINYEQFLKVSNYEDTVRQLDIYYGMVKRQLLLYQSPITGLFPVLSSDTKIGSVRESVYCAAAVWGLYQAYRRIDDDRGKSYELGQSAVKCMRGILECWIKQASRIELFKKNQCNVHALHVKFHLTTGNEVYTDESYNHLQIDAVSIYLLFLVQMIASGLQIIYTQDEVAFVQNLVYYVERAYRTPDYGMWERGSKYNDGTPEIHASSIGLAKSALEAINGCNLFGEKGASWSVVYVDIDAHNRNRSIFETLLPRESSSKEVDSALLPTISFPAFSTHEDLLYNEAKNNIVSHLKGKYGFKRFIRDGYKTHVEDKKRRYYEKGEIKHFENIECEWPLFYIFMIIDGVFKSLPDQISEYQDLLKQRIYLDQNGDPVIPQYYYVSAENIGAERSAPNAIPRTASTEGGLFLWNQSMFILAQLLTAGLLHINELDPIRRYLPSYNRPRKGGRYSAFQGTATDLVVQIVLIAESMRLQAMMATYGIQTQTPHEVEPVQIWSSTQLVKVYENLGVNHKLKLQGRPLRPIGSLGTSKVYRVCGATVLCYPLIFEVSDFYLYRDMELLIDDIKTELQFVGKYWRLSGRPTVCLLIREEHMRDPQFKKMLDLLAMLKKGYCDGVKVRVGRLQNLISSSCVEHLDFMNVLDQPVDTYAQFKQLQHDYIGYQSLTDVPRVLNYHDELKDFLHFKKNTTLEIVETIKQSESLYAKCQLFGILLKREGGDFKVFDHTVAEHLHSIYHQAGCLRHWAAVRYTSSLLSHNVDSISPFITAVLVHGKQLTVGVIGQKETVFDKPMTPAEIQHVVYNTIQPYDVIGAVLQQEIILYCGRLIATNPDLFKGILKIRVGWVLEAIKCYLEIFGDKKKLEDHSPYEVRQLLYKVLSIKEWGAKEKLTPFQKRQLEGCLCRVPTFFYHQVWDVMARTPQGIKVSGTVLPQQPTMSNLAKCELTFSLLVEEMLNCIHRPEYRQLVVELLSIVSTILGRNPELFFSQALDLEQLVNDAAEMYVKDHGLHSDGVKKLMEVPYIQSTGYLARAVVNSVLKRGQLSDLENDSETCLVS
- the LOC100142267 gene encoding probable phosphorylase b kinase regulatory subunit beta isoform X1, encoding MTGEKSHLPRRGSLLEDNINYEQFLKVSNYEDTVRQLDIYYGMVKRQLLLYQSPITGLFPVLSSDTKIGSVRESVYCAAAVWGLYQAYRRIDDDRGKSYELGQSAVKCMRGILECWIKQASRIELFKKNQCNVHALHVKFHLTTGNEVYTDESYNHLQIDAVSIYLLFLVQMIASGLQIIYTQDEVAFVQNLVYYVERAYRTPDYGMWERGSKYNDGTPEIHASSIGLAKSALEAINGCNLFGEKGASWSVVYVDIDAHNRNRSIFETLLPRESSSKEVDSALLPTISFPAFSTHEDLLYNEAKNNIVSHLKGKYGFKRFIRDGYKTHVEDKKRRYYEKGEIKHFENIECEWPLFYIFMIIDGVFKSLPDQISEYQDLLKQRIYLDQNGDPVIPQYYYVSAENIGAERSAPNAIPRTASTEGGLFLWNQSMFILAQLLTAGLLHINELDPIRRYLPSYNRPRKGGRYSAFQAKFSVAKPSVGTATDLVVQIVLIAESMRLQAMMATYGIQTQTPHEVEPVQIWSSTQLVKVYENLGVNHKLKLQGRPLRPIGSLGTSKVYRVCGATVLCYPLIFEVSDFYLYRDMELLIDDIKTELQFVGKYWRLSGRPTVCLLIREEHMRDPQFKKMLDLLAMLKKGYCDGVKVRVGRLQNLISSSCVEHLDFMNVLDQPVDTYAQFKQLQHDYIGYQSLTDVPRVLNYHDELKDFLHFKKNTTLEIVETIKQSESLYAKCQLFGILLKREGGDFKVFDHTVAEHLHSIYHQAGCLRHWAAVRYTSSLLSHNVDSISPFITAVLVHGKQLTVGVIGQKETVFDKPMTPAEIQHVVYNTIQPYDVIGAVLQQEIILYCGRLIATNPDLFKGILKIRVGWVLEAIKCYLEIFGDKKKLEDHSPYEVRQLLYKVLSIKEWGAKEKLTPFQKRQLEGCLCRVPTFFYHQVWDVMARTPQGIKVSGTVLPQQPTMSNLAKCELTFSLLVEEMLNCIHRPEYRQLVVELLSIVSTILGRNPELFFSQALDLEQLVNDAAEMYVKDMLQDHGLHSDGVKKLMEVPYIQSTGYLARAVVNSVLKRGQLSDLENDSETCLVS